One stretch of Ananas comosus cultivar F153 linkage group 6, ASM154086v1, whole genome shotgun sequence DNA includes these proteins:
- the LOC109711326 gene encoding sphinganine C4-monooxygenase 1-like, with protein sequence MAFGVSDELLGTFVPIAVYWMYSGMYALLDGLEEYRLHPKGEESVKNIVSKTTVVKGVLVQQAFQIAVSLLLFAFIGDDTATVRTQPSSLVVVIQFVVAMFVMDTWQYFMHRYMHINKFLYKHIHSKHHTLVVPYAFGALYNHPLEGLILDTIGGALSFLISGMTPRTAIFFFSFATIKTVDDHCGLWLPGNVLHVLFQNNSAYHDIHHQLYGNKYNFSQPFFVMWDKILGTHMPYSLENRKEGGLEARPIKMKD encoded by the exons ATGGCCTTCGGGGTGTCGGATGAGCTGCTGGGCACTTTCGTGCCGATTGCCGTCTACTGGATGTATTCAGGGATGTATGCGTTGCTGGACGGTCTGGAGGAGTATCGGTTGCATCCGAAGGGCGAAGAGAGTGTGAAGAACATTGTCTCCAAGACGACAGTTGTCAAGGGTGTTCTTGTTCAGCAGGCGTTTCAAATCGCCGTTTCCCTTCTTTTGTTCGCT TTCATCGGCGACGACACCGCGACCGTCCGGACTCAGCCTTCGTCGCTCGTCGTGGTGATACAGTTTGTTGTTGCAATGTTCGTGATGGACACGTGGCAGTACTTCATGCACAGATATATGCACATAAACAAATTCCTATACAAGCACATCCATTCGAAGCACCACACTCTCGTAGTGCCCTACGCCTTTGGAGCCCTTTACAATCACCCGCTCGAGGGGCTCATTTTAGATACAATCGGCGGTGCTCTTTCTTTCCTCATCTCCGGAATGACTCCTCGGACcgccatcttcttcttctcgttcGCTACAATCAAGACCGTGGATGATCACTGCGGGCTGTGGCTTCCCGGAAATGTTCTGCATGTTCTTTTCCAAAATAATAGCGCTTACCATGACATTCACCACCAACTCTATGGCAACAAGTACAACTTCTCGCAGCCGTTCTTCGTTATGTGGGACAAGATTCTTGGCACGCACATGCCGTATTCGCTCGAGAATAGAAAGGAAGGGGGGCTCGAGGCGCGGCCAATCAAGATGAAGGATTGA